GGTAGGCTGTAATATATATTTTTCAAACTCCTCTAATACTTTTTTGTTGCAATAGGGATTTGGTGCTATAACTCCCATACCGCCTGTATTAGGTCCCATGTCCCCGTCGAATATTTGCTTGTGATCTTTTGAGGATATAAATGGAAGTATTGTTTTCCCATCTGTTATAGAGAGAATAGATGCTTCTACACCTTCTAAAAACTCTTCAATTACAATTTTCTTACCGCTGCCTTTAAATATATCGAGTATCATAAAATCATTTATGCTACTTTTAGCTTCAATAAAATCATTGCAGATAACTACACCTTTTCCTGCAGCTAAGCCATCTGCTTTAATTACTATTGGATATTCGCACTTTTTCAAATATTCTAAAGCCTTAATTTCATTTTCAAAGACTTCATAGGCCGCTGTTTTTATACCATATTTCTTCATGAATTCTTTTGAATACGCTTTACTTCCCTCAAGTCTGGCTGCCTTTTGACTAGGCCCTAATATTTTAAGTCCATTTTTTTTGAACTTATCAACTATACCTTGTACCAGCAATTCCTCTGATCCAACTATTGTAATATCTATTCTGTTTTCCAAAGCAAAAGATAAAAGCTCATCTATTTTTGTAATATTAATATTCTCACACTTGTTTTCTCTTATCGAGCCGCCATTGCCAGGAGCACAATACACCTTTTCAACAGAGTTATTTTCTGCAACCTTTGATACTAATGCATGTTCTCTTCCCCCAGAACCAATTATTAACACCTTCATAATCCCATCTCCTATTATCTTAATAAGTCTCATGATGGAACAACCTGGTTATCCTCTCATGAGACTAATACTTAGAGCATATTCAGTTACTTTGGTAGATTAAGCCGTGATAACGGCTTATTAATGTTTAAAATGGCGAGTACCCGTAAATACCATTGAAATTCCATTTTTATCGCACATATCTATGGACTCTGCATCTTTAATAGAACCACCCGGTTGAATAATTGATGTTATGTTATATTTTGCAGCCAGCTCTACCACGTCTCCAAAAGGGAAGAATGCATCTGATGCCATTACATTCCCATTCCCTGCTCTTTCTAAGGCTTGCTCTGCTGCCCATATTCTATTTACCTGTCCTGCTCCAATTCCTTTAGTTACTCCATCTTTAACTACTACAATAGCATTGGATTTAACATATTTAACTACTTTCATTGCAAATATCAAATCTTTCATTTCTTCCTCTGATGGCTTGTTTTCTGTAACTACTTTAATATCATGAATTAATTTATCATCTGAACTTTGTACAAGTATGCCACCATCAACTTTAACCATCTGCATTTTGTCAGTTGCACCATTTGAACATAATATAACCCTTAAATTCTTCTTACCTTTTAATATCTTTAGAGCTGCCTCATCAAATGCTGGCGCAATAACCACCTCTAAAAATATCGCTGCAAGTTCCTCCGCAGTTTCACTGTCTACCTTTTTATTAAAAGCAACAATGCCACCAAATATAGACATGGGATCACAATCGTAGGCCTTTTTATATGTTTCAAGTACGCTACTTCCTATGGCAACTCCACAAGGTGTGTTGTGCTTTAGGCCGCAACAAGCAGTTTCCTCAAAATCACATACTACCTTCCATGCAATGTCCATGTCTTTTATGTTATTATAAGACAATTCCTTGCCATTTAACTGCTTAAAATCCTTCATAGCTCCATTTTCTGTGGTGCTAACATAATAAGCTGCGCTTTGATGTGGATTTTCACCATACCTTAAATCCATTTGTTTTTTATAAGAAACAGAAAGATATTCAGAGTATGTTTCTTCTCCAAGTAAGAAATTGCTTATAGCCGCATCGTAAGCTGATACTAAATTAAATACTTTACCTGCTAAATATTTTCTAGTTGCAAAATCTACTTCTTCTTTGGCATCCATTTTATTTATAATATTTTCATAATCTAATACGTCACTAAGTACTATAACATCCTTAAAGTTTTTAGCAGCGGCTCTGAGCATTGTTGGTCCACCGATATCAATAAATTCAACTTTTTCCTCAAAACTTATATTTTCTGTTACTTTATCAAAGAAAGGATAAAGATTAACTACTACCATATCAATAGGTTTTATTCCTTTAGCCTTGATAGTTGCCATATGATCCACATTATCTCTTATAGCTAAAATTCCACTATGTATTGTTGGGTGCAAAGTTTTAACTCTTCCGTCTAAAATCTCTTCAAAGCCTGTGATATCTGAAATTTCTACTACTTTTATACCATTGTCTTTTAAATATTTAAAAGTTCCACCTGTGGATATAATCTCTACCCCATTGTTTTGAAGTGATGTTGCAAGTTCTAAAATATTTTCTTTATCAAAAACACTTATAAGTGCTGTTTTAATCATAATTACTCCACCTCTCTATTAAGGCACATTTATTTTCATGTGCCTATGTCACATTCAAATACCTAGTACTTTTCTTCCTACAATTTTTATGGTTTTCTCGCTTATACATTTAATAGCTTCGGACAGTGCAATATGCTCTTGCTGTAAAACCCTTTTTTGCAATTGAATAGCCGTATCTTCACCATAAACCTTTACGACCTTTTGAATTATAATTGGTCCTGAATCTGTACCAGAATCTACAAAATGAACTGTACATCCTGAAACTTTAACACCATACTCCAGGGCTTTTTCATGAACCTTTATCCCATACATTCCCGGTCCACAAAAACATGGTATAAGGGCTGGATGAATATTAATTATTTTATTTTTAAATATCTCAAGAAGATCCCCTTGAAGTATCGACAGGAATCCAGCAAGAACTATTAAATCTACTCTACCGTCTAAAATTTTTAATATTTCATCTGAAAGCTTTCCACCATATTGTTTTTTATCCACTACATAGGTTTTTATATTTTTCGCTTTTGCTCTTTCTATGCCATATACATCACTCTTATCAGTAATCACCGCTTCTATGCAGCAGTTTAAATATCCACTTTCTATATTATCAATTATAGCTTGAAGATTGCTTCCGCTGCCTGATATTAATACGGCTATTTTAAGCAAACTCCGCCACCTCCAGCTTCAACGTGGCCAATTTTATATGCTCTATCTCCTAAATCCTCAATGGTTTTTATAACCTTTAGTGTATCACTATCTTCAACACATAATACATAGCCTATCCCCATATTATATGTATTAAACATATGTTCCTCAGTTACCCCAAGGGAAATAATATGTTTAAAGATATCTGGAGTGTTAAAACTGTTTTTATCAACTACTGCCGTAAATTTGTCACTAAACATTCTTGGTATGTTTTCATAAAAACCACCACCGGTTATATGTGCCATACCCTTTATATCAAATTTTTCTATAAGTTTTAGTACAGTTTTCACATATATTTTTGTTGGCGTTAAAAGTGTATTACCAATCTTATCTCCGTTAAATTCAATATCTAAATCTGGTATTAATTTTCTAACCAAGGAATATCCATTACTATGTAGCCCTGAAGACTCAATTCCTATAAGTGAATAACCATCTTTTATAGCAGAACCATCAATGATCTTGTGTTTATCTACTATACCTACTGTAAACCCTGCCATATCATATTCACCGTCTCTATAGAATCCTGGCATTTCAGCAGTTTCCCCACCAATAAGGGCACATCCAGCTTGAATACATCCCTCTGATACACCTTTTACAAGCTCTGCAGCTGTTTCAGCCTCGAGTTTTCCACAAGCTATATAATCTAAAAAGAAAAGTGGCTTTGCACCATGGCAAAGGACATCATTTACACACATAGCAACACAATCAATTCCTACAGTTCCATATTTTTTCATTCTAAATGCAATATCAAGCTTAGTACCAACGCCATCAGTACCTGAGACTAAAATAGGATTTTTATAACCCTCACCTATTTCAAACATACCAGCAAAACTTCCTAAATGATTTAAAACACCTTTTGTAAATGTACTTGCCGCAAATTCTTTTATTAATTTTACTGACTTGTATCCTTCTTCAATATTAACACCTGCATCTTTATAAGTTATCATGAATATCCCCTACCTTTCTAATCTTTCTTTATCACTTTCAAAGGGAGCTGATACTGGGTATCTGCCCTTAAAACAACCTAAGCAAAATTCAGTATTACCCAAGGATTCCAATAATCCCTCTATGCTTAAATATCCCAAACTATCTGCACCTATCTCTTGTCTAATTTCCTCAACGGAGACATTAGCTCCAATTAAATCTTTTCTATAGGGCGTATCTATTCCAAAATAACAAGGATATTTTACTACTGGTGAACAAACTCTAAAATGAACTTCTTTTGCTCCAGCTTTTTTTAATATCTCAACTAATCTTTTGCTGGTGGTTCCGCGAACTATTGAATCATCTATGAGAATAACTCTTTTACCTTCTACATTTATTTTTAGTGCATTTAGTTTTACGGATACTGCCCTTTCCCGAATTTCTTGAGTGGGACTTATAAAGGTTCTACCCACATATCTATTTTTTATAAGACCCATTCCAAAAGGTATTCCAGAAATTTTAGAATATCCTATTGCAGCCGCCATTCCTGAATCCGGAACCCCTACAACCATATCTGCATCTACAGGTGATTCTTTAAATAACTGCTCCCCTGCCAGCACTCTTGAAGTGTACACATTAATTCCATCAATAGTACTGTCTGGTCTTGCGAAATATATATATTCAAAGGAGCAAGTTGCATTTTTAGTTTTTTCTGCAAAATTAATGGAAGTAAGTCCATTTTCATCTATTATAACTATCTCACCAGGCTTTACGTCTCTTAAAAAGTCTGCACCTACTGCATCTAGCGCACAACTTTCCGATGCAATTACATAACTATTGCCTATTGTCCCTATACAAAGAGGTCTTATACCGTTTTGATCTCTAACGCCTATTAACTTTTCCTTTGTAAGCATAACTATTGCATAGGAACCCTTAATCGCCTGTATAGCATCAACTACGGCCTTTTCAACACCTTTTTTCGCACCTCTAGCAATTAAGTTTAATATAACTTCTGAATCTATTGAGGTTTGAAACATATATCCACAATCTTCTAAAAGCTCTCTTATGACATCTGCATTTACTAAATTCCCATTATGAGCAATAGCTATGTCTCCTAGTTTAAATTTACTTAAAAGTGGCTGCGCATTTTTTACTTCACTGCCACCTGTAGTGGAATACCTAACGTGTCCAATGGCCGCGTGCCCCTTCATTTCACTAATTTGTTTTTCATTAAAAACATCACATACAAGGCCCATAGCCTTTTCACAAATAAGTGTAGTTCCATCTGAATATACTATTCCAGCACTTTCTTCTCCCCTATGCTGCAAGGCATAAAGTCCATAGTAAGTTAAAGATGCTACATCTAAGTCCTTATCCGCTGAAAAAATACCAAACACACCGCATTCTTCTTTAAACTTATCTTCTTTAAAATCATTTTCTTTAATCTCATTTTCACTATCTGAAATGGATACTTCATCTAATTCTACAATTCCATTCAAAGAAATCCCTCCTTGTTTTCTAGTCTTTAAATATGTTTCCCGTTATTTGCATTTCACACATATATCTTATTTGTCACTAATTCTACTTAATATTTCCACGTAGGCCTCTGTAACATTACCTAAATCTCTTCTAAATCTATCTTTATCTAATTTTTCTCCAGTTTTAACATCCCAAAATCTGCAAGTATCTGGTGATATCTCATCTGCCAAAATTATTTCTCCATGAAATCTTCCAAACTCTACTTTAAAATCTATTAAATTAATATCTTTTTTAAGGAAAAGGTCCTTTAAAATATCATTTATTTCTGAAGCTAAATGGTATATCTCTAGTAATTCTTCAAAAGTTGCAAGTCCCATAGCTACTGCATGATAATCATTTATAAGTGGATCACCTAATTCATCATTTTTATAACTTAATTCAAACACTGTTGTTTGTAGCTTTGTGCCTTCTTCTATTCCATATCTTTTTGCCATGCTACCAGCTGCTACATTTCTTACAATTACTTCAAGAGGTATTATTTCAACCTTTTTACAAAGTTGCTCTCTATCACTTAACTTTTTAATAAAATGAGTTTTTACACCTTTTTTTTCTAATAATTCAAATAGTTCAGTAGTTATGCTATTGTTTAAAATTCCCTTATTCTCGATTTGAGCCTTTTTAATCCCATTAAAAGCTGTTGCATCATCTTTATAATATACTCTAATCTCGTCTTTATTATCTGTGCTGTACATTATTTTAGCTTTTCCCTCATATATCAATACTGAATCTCCCATTAATAACCACTCCTTAATATTTTTATTTTAAAATTCAAACTTTTCTTCATTCTCTGCTATAAATTTTTCTTTCATTTCTTTTCTATATTTTATTAATTTATTTTTAAGTTCTGAGTCTTTAAGAGATAAAATTTGAACTGCAAGCATTCCAGCATTATAGCTGTTATTAATGCCCACCGTAGCAACAGGAATAGCTTTTGGCATTTGTACTATTGAAAGTAGTGAGTCTATCCCCCCCATAGCGGCCTTAATTGGCACTCCAATCACTGGCATTACTGTTTGAGATGCAATTACTCCTGGAAGATGTGCAGCAAGCCCTGCGCCTGCTATAATGCATTCTACCCCTCTATTCTCCATTTCCTTTATTACTTGTACTAATCTCTCTGGTACTCTGTGAGCTGATAAAATATGTACTTCGTACTCCACATTAAATTCTTGAAGTACTATTGCTGCATTTTTCATTACCTCTTTATCTGATTTGCTTCCAAAAACAATTCCTACCTGCATTTAATTGCCTCCCTAAAATAAAATTACCAAATCTTATAACTACCAATAAAAAAAGGACTATACCATAAAAAAAATTATTCTAATGGTGTAATCCTGAATTAAACGCTCAATTCAAGATCCACCAATAGTGAGAAGTTACGGCTCCTCGTAGAAACTTCTAAGCCATATTCTTAGAAATATATTGATGAACTAATTTATTAATTTATATTTTCATATTAACATCTATTTTTCCATAAGTCAATATATTAATGCCATTGTTCATATTAACGTTCGTGTTTATATGCATATACGTACAATTATATACTTTATCAACATGAATCGTTCGTGTTTTTTAATATTTTAGTCCGTTTTTACTATGTTGAATTATAGAAATTCAAAAGCAGTAAGTATAAAAGTACTATACTTACTGCTACATCATATAAATTTTAGATTTTATTTAAAATAATTTACTCCTGCCTCAAATATTTTTTGGTCCTTTTCACCAATAATATTTGATGCAACATTTGAGCCTATTCTTTCAGAGTGACCCATTTTACCAAAAATTCTTCCATCTGCGCTAGTAATTCCTTCAATAGCGTACAATGACCCATTTGGATTAAAGTCTATATCATAACTTGGAGCGCCTTCAAAATCTACGTATTGAGTGGCCACTTGGCCATTCTCAAATAGTTTTTTAATAACTTCTTCGTTTGCTATAAATCTACCTTCTCCATGGGATACTGGGATGGTATGGATATCTCCAATTTTCAAATGACTAAGCCAAGGTGATAGGTTTGAAACTACTTTAGTTTGCACCATACGGGATATATGTCTACCAATTTCATTGTATGTTAAGGTTGGGCTATTTTCAGTTATATCAGTTATTTTTCCATAAGGGAGTAGTCCAAGCTTTATTAGTGCTTGAAATCCATTGCAAATTCCCAGCATCAAGCCATCTCTATTTTCTAATAGCTGACATATGCTTTCACTTATTATAGGATTTCTAAAAAATGTAGCCATAAATTTACCAGCCCCATCTGGTTCATCACCAGCACTAAATCCACCTGGTAGCATAACTATTTGGGAATTTCTTATCTTATCTGCTATTACTTTTATAGATTCTTCAATATGCCTTGATGATAGATTGTTTAATACTACTATCTCCACCTGAGCCCCAGCTCTTTCGAAGGCTTTCATAGAATCATATTCACAATTAGTACCAGGGAACACAGGAATTATAACTCTAGGCTTTGCAATTTTAATTATAGATCTGGATACTGATTTTAAATTTTCAACACTTACCTGGATTTTCTCATTCATATGATTTACTTTTGTACTATTTACTTTTGTAGAAAATACACTTTCTAATGATGCTTCCCAATTAGACAGAGCTTCTTCTAAACTAATGCTTTCTGAGTGCACAGAAATAACTGGCTTACTTTGAGTATTACCAAGTACTACAATATTTGCATTGTCTTTTATTAGCTCCTGAAGTACGCTGTTATCAATTTCCATTACTATACTGCCATAATCCTCTTTGAATATGCTCTCCACTTGAATATCCTCGTTAAATCTAAATCCTATATTATTACCAAAGCACATTTTCGATATAGCAGCTGACAAACCTCCAGTTCCTACTGCATAAGTGGATAAAGCCTTACCATTATCTATTAATTGTTTTACTAATTTATAGTTTTGACGAAGCTTCTCAAAATCAGGTAATCCATCCGCTCCAATAGTTGCGTAAATTAACACTACCTGGCTATCATATTTTTTAAACTCTGGAGATATAACCTTGTCTGTATTAACCAGATCTACTGCAAAAGATACCAAGGTTGGTGGTACATTCATATCATTAAAGGTACCTGACATGCTATCTTTTCCACCGATTGCAGCTATCCCAAATTGTTTTTGCACATGATAAGCACCAAGTAGTGCTGAAAATGGTTTGCCCCACTTAAGTGGATCCTTTGACAATTTTTCAAAGTACTCTTGGAAGGTGAGTTTAATATTTGCATAATCAGCTCCATTTGCTACTACCTTTGTTACAGAATCTATTACCGCATAGGCAGCACCATGGAAAGGACTCCATTTAGATAATTTAGGATTATATCCATATGACATTATTGTGCCAGTATTTGTATTTCCATTAAGCACAGGCAACTTTGCTACCATAGCCTGAATTGGTGTTTTCTGAAATTTTCCACCAAAAGGCATTAAAATTGTTCCCGCCCCAATAGTGCTATCAAACCTCTCAACTAAACCCTTTTGGCTACAAACGTTAAGATCTGACAAGGTCTCAATCCATAGT
This DNA window, taken from Clostridium estertheticum, encodes the following:
- the purD gene encoding phosphoribosylamine--glycine ligase — its product is MKVLIIGSGGREHALVSKVAENNSVEKVYCAPGNGGSIRENKCENINITKIDELLSFALENRIDITIVGSEELLVQGIVDKFKKNGLKILGPSQKAARLEGSKAYSKEFMKKYGIKTAAYEVFENEIKALEYLKKCEYPIVIKADGLAAGKGVVICNDFIEAKSSINDFMILDIFKGSGKKIVIEEFLEGVEASILSITDGKTILPFISSKDHKQIFDGDMGPNTGGMGVIAPNPYCNKKVLEEFEKYILQPTLVGIQEEAMDYRGIIFFGIMITSKGVYSLEYNVRFGDPETQAVLPLMKSDFVELVISAIEGNLESFDLQWKSGYSCCVIAASKGYPVSYNTGFEISEQDKLEGKLFIAGAKEEDGVLKTSGGRVLGITGIGETLDIAKEIAYTDMKKIKFEGMYYRTDIGK
- the purH gene encoding bifunctional phosphoribosylaminoimidazolecarboxamide formyltransferase/IMP cyclohydrolase, producing the protein MIKTALISVFDKENILELATSLQNNGVEIISTGGTFKYLKDNGIKVVEISDITGFEEILDGRVKTLHPTIHSGILAIRDNVDHMATIKAKGIKPIDMVVVNLYPFFDKVTENISFEEKVEFIDIGGPTMLRAAAKNFKDVIVLSDVLDYENIINKMDAKEEVDFATRKYLAGKVFNLVSAYDAAISNFLLGEETYSEYLSVSYKKQMDLRYGENPHQSAAYYVSTTENGAMKDFKQLNGKELSYNNIKDMDIAWKVVCDFEETACCGLKHNTPCGVAIGSSVLETYKKAYDCDPMSIFGGIVAFNKKVDSETAEELAAIFLEVVIAPAFDEAALKILKGKKNLRVILCSNGATDKMQMVKVDGGILVQSSDDKLIHDIKVVTENKPSEEEMKDLIFAMKVVKYVKSNAIVVVKDGVTKGIGAGQVNRIWAAEQALERAGNGNVMASDAFFPFGDVVELAAKYNITSIIQPGGSIKDAESIDMCDKNGISMVFTGTRHFKH
- the purN gene encoding phosphoribosylglycinamide formyltransferase; amino-acid sequence: MLKIAVLISGSGSNLQAIIDNIESGYLNCCIEAVITDKSDVYGIERAKAKNIKTYVVDKKQYGGKLSDEILKILDGRVDLIVLAGFLSILQGDLLEIFKNKIINIHPALIPCFCGPGMYGIKVHEKALEYGVKVSGCTVHFVDSGTDSGPIIIQKVVKVYGEDTAIQLQKRVLQQEHIALSEAIKCISEKTIKIVGRKVLGI
- the purM gene encoding phosphoribosylformylglycinamidine cyclo-ligase, which translates into the protein MITYKDAGVNIEEGYKSVKLIKEFAASTFTKGVLNHLGSFAGMFEIGEGYKNPILVSGTDGVGTKLDIAFRMKKYGTVGIDCVAMCVNDVLCHGAKPLFFLDYIACGKLEAETAAELVKGVSEGCIQAGCALIGGETAEMPGFYRDGEYDMAGFTVGIVDKHKIIDGSAIKDGYSLIGIESSGLHSNGYSLVRKLIPDLDIEFNGDKIGNTLLTPTKIYVKTVLKLIEKFDIKGMAHITGGGFYENIPRMFSDKFTAVVDKNSFNTPDIFKHIISLGVTEEHMFNTYNMGIGYVLCVEDSDTLKVIKTIEDLGDRAYKIGHVEAGGGGVCLK
- the purF gene encoding amidophosphoribosyltransferase; the protein is MSDSENEIKENDFKEDKFKEECGVFGIFSADKDLDVASLTYYGLYALQHRGEESAGIVYSDGTTLICEKAMGLVCDVFNEKQISEMKGHAAIGHVRYSTTGGSEVKNAQPLLSKFKLGDIAIAHNGNLVNADVIRELLEDCGYMFQTSIDSEVILNLIARGAKKGVEKAVVDAIQAIKGSYAIVMLTKEKLIGVRDQNGIRPLCIGTIGNSYVIASESCALDAVGADFLRDVKPGEIVIIDENGLTSINFAEKTKNATCSFEYIYFARPDSTIDGINVYTSRVLAGEQLFKESPVDADMVVGVPDSGMAAAIGYSKISGIPFGMGLIKNRYVGRTFISPTQEIRERAVSVKLNALKINVEGKRVILIDDSIVRGTTSKRLVEILKKAGAKEVHFRVCSPVVKYPCYFGIDTPYRKDLIGANVSVEEIRQEIGADSLGYLSIEGLLESLGNTEFCLGCFKGRYPVSAPFESDKERLER
- the purC gene encoding phosphoribosylaminoimidazolesuccinocarboxamide synthase; the encoded protein is MGDSVLIYEGKAKIMYSTDNKDEIRVYYKDDATAFNGIKKAQIENKGILNNSITTELFELLEKKGVKTHFIKKLSDREQLCKKVEIIPLEVIVRNVAAGSMAKRYGIEEGTKLQTTVFELSYKNDELGDPLINDYHAVAMGLATFEELLEIYHLASEINDILKDLFLKKDINLIDFKVEFGRFHGEIILADEISPDTCRFWDVKTGEKLDKDRFRRDLGNVTEAYVEILSRISDK
- the purE gene encoding 5-(carboxyamino)imidazole ribonucleotide mutase; this encodes MQVGIVFGSKSDKEVMKNAAIVLQEFNVEYEVHILSAHRVPERLVQVIKEMENRGVECIIAGAGLAAHLPGVIASQTVMPVIGVPIKAAMGGIDSLLSIVQMPKAIPVATVGINNSYNAGMLAVQILSLKDSELKNKLIKYRKEMKEKFIAENEEKFEF